The window GAGCATATTGACGCTCAGCACGCCCGTCGAGTAACGCGGAGGGGATGGGTCGCGCCGGGCGCACGAAGTGGTACGCGCTCGCGGCGGTGCCGGGGCTCGCGGTGACGCTCATCGCGGCGTGCACCGGCGACGACGACGTGTTCCGCGCCGCGCCGCTCTACGCCTACGACGGCGCGACGAACGATCTGCCGCGCGAGCCGGTCACGCCGCCGGAGGCGGGGGCGCCTGCGCTCTCGTGCGGCGACGCGGCCGGGGCGCCCGCGCGCGCGCTCCTCGTCAACGGCGAGCGGCCGAGCGAGCTCGTCGCGATGAACCTCGACTCGTTCGCGGTCGACGGCCGGCTGCCCCTCGACGGCGGTCTCGGGATCACGTCGGTGACGGGCTTCGATCCGTGGCTCCTCGATCAGGAGAACGATCTGGTCACGCGGCTCGACGCGCGCGAGCCGTGGAAGCCGGTCGCGGAGTGGTCCGTCCGCGGCGACGACGCGCCCGCCGGCGACACGCGGCCGGCGCGGCCCGTGAGCGTGGTCCAGGTGTCGTGCTCGAAGGCCTACGTCATCCGCGCGAACCGGAACCGGATCGCGATCATCGATCCTTCGCAGACGACGGGCGCGCCGACGGGGTGGGTCGATCTCACGCCGTTCCGCGTGAGCGGCGATACGGATACGCTCGATCTCTCCGCCGCGGTGTGGGTGCCCTCGAAGCGGAAGCTCTTCGTCCTCGCCGGCAACGTCGACCGCACGCAGGTCATCACCGGCGCGGGCGTCCGTTGCCGCGAGGTGCTCCGCCCCGCCGTCTTCGGGATCGACGTGAGGACCGACACGGTGGTGAGCCTCGCGGGGACGGGCCCGGGCGGCGCGATCGAGCTCGAGGGGTACGATCCGCCGGCGGGTCACTCGCTGATCTACGACGCGCCGCTCGATCGCCTCCTCACGCTGAGCCGCGGCTGCAACATCGGCCTGCCCGACGGCGGAGCGAGCCTCACCGCGCGGCGTCGCGTCGAGCAGGTCGACCTCGCGACCGGCGCGGTCAAGCTCGCGCTGTCGCTCGACAACCGGCCGGCGCCGACCGGCTTCGCCCTCGTCGACGGGGATCACGCGGCCGTCGTCTTCGGCGAGCGCGGCTACCTCTGGAACCCGCGCGAGACGTCGCTCGGCGATCCGATCGACGGCGGCGCGCACGCGGTCGCGAACGACGGGCGCGGCGGCTTCGTCGGCTCGCGGCGCAAGGACCAGTCGCTCGAGGTCTTCACGCTCCCGATCGGCGACGCGGGCGCGGCGCGTCCGGTCGCGACGAACCCCTTCACGAGCCTGGGCGGCTTCGCCGCGAGCATCGAAGCATGGCCTCCGCGCTGACCCCCTCCGACCTCGAGACCGTCGCCGGCCGCACGCTCGGCCACTACGACGCGAGCGCGGACTCGTTCCGCGCGGGGACGTGGGACCACGACGTCACGCAGAACTACGACGCGCTCCTCCGCGCGATCGAGGTCCCGCCGCCCGCGCGCATCCTCGACTTCGGCTGCGGGCCGGGGCGCGATCTCGTCTGGTTCAAGTCGCAAGGGCACGCGCCGGTCGGCCTCGACGGCTCGGCGCGCTTCTGCGAGATGGCGCGCGCCGCGAGCGGCTGCGAGGTGCTCCATCAGAGCTTCCTCGCGCTGGAGCTGCCGGTCGCGCGCTTCGACGGCGTCTTCGCGAACGCGTCGCTCTTCCACGTCCCGACGCAGGAGCTC is drawn from Labilithrix sp. and contains these coding sequences:
- a CDS encoding methyltransferase domain-containing protein encodes the protein MASALTPSDLETVAGRTLGHYDASADSFRAGTWDHDVTQNYDALLRAIEVPPPARILDFGCGPGRDLVWFKSQGHAPVGLDGSARFCEMARAASGCEVLHQSFLALELPVARFDGVFANASLFHVPTQELPRVLSALHAALAPRGVLFASNPRGDDREGWNGDRYGAYHSLEGWRRFVTAAGFEEIEHYYRPAGKPRAEQPWLATVWRRA